A section of the Deltaproteobacteria bacterium genome encodes:
- a CDS encoding glycosyltransferase family 2 protein, whose translation MADRPTPTLTVVMPAYNEAGAIREVVTGWDRQLAALGVPYEIRVYDDGSRDGTGDLLAGLARERPTLTAVRQPNRGHGPTILRGYREARGEWVFQTDSDGEMGPESFPLVWERRHEADLVLGYRAGRAAPPARRLVTAVARWTVRLCFGAGVRDANAPYRLYRRAALERLLAAVSPDAFAPNVILTGLACRAGLRIVEVPVPYRSRRTGASSIARLKLLRAAALSFLQTVRVALSRPAR comes from the coding sequence ATGGCCGACAGACCCACCCCGACGCTCACGGTGGTGATGCCCGCCTACAACGAGGCCGGCGCCATCCGGGAGGTGGTGACGGGCTGGGACCGTCAGCTCGCGGCCCTCGGCGTGCCCTACGAGATCCGCGTCTACGACGACGGCTCGCGCGACGGCACGGGCGACCTGCTCGCCGGGCTGGCGCGCGAGCGCCCCACCCTCACGGCCGTCCGCCAGCCGAACCGCGGCCACGGCCCGACGATCCTGCGCGGGTACCGTGAGGCCCGCGGCGAGTGGGTGTTCCAGACGGACAGCGACGGCGAGATGGGGCCGGAGTCGTTCCCGCTGGTCTGGGAGCGGCGGCACGAGGCGGATCTCGTCCTCGGCTACCGCGCCGGCCGCGCGGCGCCGCCGGCCCGCCGCCTCGTCACGGCCGTGGCCCGCTGGACGGTCCGGCTCTGCTTCGGTGCCGGCGTGCGCGACGCCAACGCGCCCTACCGCCTCTACCGCCGCGCGGCGCTCGAGCGGTTGCTGGCGGCGGTTTCGCCCGACGCCTTCGCCCCGAACGTGATCCTCACCGGCCTCGCCTGCCGTGCGGGGCTCCGCATCGTGGAGGTCCCGGTGCCGTACCGCAGCCGCCGGACGGGAGCGAGCAGCATCGCCCGGCTCAAGCTCCTGCGCGCGGCCGCGCTCTCCTTCCTGCAGACCGTCCGCGTGGCCCTGTCGCGACCCGCGCGATGA
- a CDS encoding lysophospholipase, with protein sequence MAQTPARLPFQWSAIDPAIRREIVYHHAADGVPLAGILYLPPGVEADTVILAMHPRGDFTRHYLAPKLAAAGYAFLGTTTRYLNNDADALHERLLLDVAGTIAFLRGRGFSTVVLLGNSGGGSLFAFYLEQAAKPRAERLARAPSGDRVPLGDVDLPAADGLILLAAHLGEGQYLLDHLDPSVIDEGDPTAADPRLDMYDPANGYRPMEEGPSRYSADFLAEYRAAQRARCARLDRQALAWCEESAWFRARLGDAGLAPADRGFVARRALQRRYLLIYRTLADPRHLDLSLDPSERRPGSIFSFGRDPVVGNYGEGLARVMSARGWLSTWSGLRSNAALERTLPAVTVPTQVICAMADTDIYPSECRRAFEAAGARDKTYAELRGADHYLNPAGGEGARLPDPRDRVADELIVPWLRQRWRT encoded by the coding sequence ATGGCGCAGACGCCCGCCCGGCTGCCGTTTCAGTGGAGCGCGATCGACCCGGCCATCCGCCGCGAGATCGTCTACCATCATGCGGCCGACGGCGTGCCGCTCGCGGGCATCCTCTATCTGCCGCCCGGGGTCGAGGCGGACACTGTGATCCTGGCGATGCACCCGCGCGGCGACTTCACGCGCCATTACCTGGCGCCCAAGCTCGCCGCGGCGGGCTACGCGTTCCTGGGGACGACCACGCGCTATCTCAACAACGATGCCGACGCCCTCCACGAGCGGCTCCTTCTCGACGTCGCCGGCACGATCGCGTTCCTGCGCGGGCGCGGCTTCTCGACCGTCGTCCTGCTCGGCAACTCGGGCGGCGGGTCGCTGTTCGCCTTCTACCTCGAGCAGGCGGCGAAGCCGCGGGCGGAGCGCCTCGCGCGCGCGCCCTCGGGCGACCGGGTGCCGCTCGGCGACGTCGACCTGCCGGCCGCTGACGGCCTCATCCTGCTCGCCGCGCACCTGGGCGAGGGGCAGTACCTGCTCGATCATCTCGATCCTTCGGTGATCGACGAGGGCGACCCGACGGCCGCGGACCCCCGCCTCGACATGTACGATCCGGCGAACGGCTACCGGCCGATGGAGGAGGGCCCGTCACGCTACTCGGCCGACTTCCTCGCCGAGTACCGCGCCGCGCAGCGCGCCCGCTGCGCGCGGCTCGACCGCCAGGCGCTCGCCTGGTGCGAGGAGTCGGCGTGGTTCCGGGCCCGCCTCGGGGACGCGGGACTCGCGCCGGCCGACCGGGGTTTCGTCGCCCGGCGCGCGCTCCAGCGCCGCTACCTGCTCATCTACCGGACGCTCGCCGACCCGCGGCACCTGGACCTGTCGCTCGACCCGTCCGAGCGCCGCCCCGGATCGATCTTCTCCTTCGGCCGCGACCCGGTCGTCGGCAACTACGGCGAGGGGCTGGCACGCGTGATGAGCGCACGTGGCTGGCTGTCCACCTGGTCGGGGCTCCGGTCGAACGCCGCGCTCGAGCGCACGCTGCCCGCCGTGACCGTGCCGACGCAGGTGATCTGCGCCATGGCGGACACCGACATCTATCCGAGCGAGTGTCGCCGGGCCTTCGAGGCGGCGGGCGCCCGCGACAAGACCTACGCGGAGCTGCGCGGCGCCGACCATTACCTCAACCCCGCCGGGGGCGAGGGCGCCCGGCTCCCCGACCCGCGCGATCGCGTCGCCGACGAGCTGATCGTCCCGTGGCTCCGCCAGCGCTGGAGGACCTGA
- a CDS encoding type II toxin-antitoxin system Phd/YefM family antitoxin, with product MRTVTLRALRRDARVLDVAASGEEILVTRFGKPYVRIVPAKQPRSFLGAGKHLGLRKPVSPEAIPSSEWKGLR from the coding sequence ATGAGGACCGTCACGCTTCGAGCCTTGCGCCGGGATGCGCGGGTCTTGGATGTCGCGGCGAGCGGAGAGGAGATTCTCGTCACTCGCTTCGGAAAGCCCTACGTCCGCATCGTCCCGGCAAAGCAGCCACGGTCGTTTCTGGGAGCGGGCAAACACCTTGGCCTCAGGAAACCGGTGTCCCCCGAGGCCATCCCATCCTCCGAGTGGAAGGGTTTGCGGTGA
- a CDS encoding DUF2834 domain-containing protein, with the protein MTARKIGIGIVLLAFGDLTAYAVYQHGVAGVVQLEMANSVTVTAFADLVIALSLIVSWMWRDARERGVSPIPYVLLTLGFGSVGPLLYLLLRRDTTAPQALRAGAPVRAAL; encoded by the coding sequence ATGACCGCACGCAAGATCGGGATCGGGATCGTGCTGCTCGCCTTCGGCGACCTCACCGCCTACGCCGTCTACCAGCACGGGGTAGCCGGCGTCGTCCAGCTCGAGATGGCGAACTCGGTGACGGTCACCGCGTTCGCCGACCTGGTGATCGCGCTCAGCCTGATCGTCTCCTGGATGTGGCGGGACGCGCGCGAGCGGGGCGTGTCGCCGATCCCCTACGTGCTGCTCACCCTGGGCTTCGGCAGCGTGGGTCCGCTCCTCTATCTCCTCCTCCGCCGCGATACGACGGCCCCGCAGGCCCTGCGCGCGGGAGCGCCGGTGCGCGCCGCGCTGTGA
- a CDS encoding class I SAM-dependent methyltransferase: MDLRLALLRRLPRRSIGAEIGVYEGDFSAQILERVRPRRLHLIDPWRYESGPRYESAWYGGQVGTSQVKMDGVHAAVLARFGKEIAAGVVLVHRAPSVQAAQGFTDGYFDWVYIDGNHLYEFVKTDLETYHRKVKTGGFIAGDDYGAEGWWEGGVTRAVDEFRRGGLCETVLIRDRQFLLRKL, translated from the coding sequence ATCGATCTCCGCCTTGCGCTCCTGCGGCGGCTGCCGCGACGGTCGATCGGTGCCGAGATCGGCGTGTACGAGGGCGATTTCTCGGCGCAGATCCTCGAGCGCGTGCGGCCGAGGCGGCTCCACCTGATCGATCCGTGGAGGTACGAATCAGGGCCGCGATACGAGAGTGCGTGGTACGGCGGGCAGGTCGGCACGAGCCAGGTGAAGATGGACGGCGTCCACGCCGCCGTGCTCGCGCGGTTCGGGAAGGAGATCGCCGCGGGCGTCGTCCTCGTCCATCGCGCCCCGTCCGTCCAGGCGGCCCAGGGCTTCACCGACGGGTATTTCGACTGGGTCTACATCGACGGCAACCACCTCTACGAGTTCGTGAAGACCGACCTCGAGACCTATCACCGGAAGGTGAAGACGGGCGGCTTCATCGCCGGCGACGACTACGGCGCCGAGGGCTGGTGGGAGGGAGGCGTCACGAGAGCCGTCGACGAGTTCCGGCGCGGCGGGCTGTGCGAGACGGTGCTCATTCGGGACAGGCAGTTCCTGCTCCGGAAGCTATGA
- a CDS encoding amine oxidase, with product MNDPGRLVILGAGPTGLGAAFRLQELGYGAYQVLEQDDRPGGLARSYVDAAGFTWDCGGHVQFSHYAYYDALCDRAVGDAWLAHERESWIWIKGRFVPYPFQNNIHRLDAADRDRALAGLERAAACRPGRPPNFREWIVATFGEAFAEIFFFPYNRKVWGYPLERLGVSWMGERVAVPDLERLRRNVRTGRDDVSWGPNNMFRFPRHGGTGAIWQGVAALLPAEKVLFGAEVVAVRLPERVVELRDGRRMPFDALISSIPLDTLCARSAGLPEPVRLAARALVHSAVHVLGVGLRGPKPETLARKCWMYFPEPHSPYYRVTVFSNYSPHNAPPGGEHWSLMAEVSETPEKPVRAETLRDETLAAMRRDGLLGGAEVVSFWHRREAHGYPTPFLGRDETLAAILPGLEACRVYSRGRFGAWKYEVSNQDHSCMQGVELVDRLLGVGEGDEPTLNRPDHVNGGAFAARPRGGV from the coding sequence ATGAACGACCCGGGCCGCCTCGTCATCCTCGGCGCCGGGCCGACGGGGCTCGGGGCCGCCTTCCGGCTCCAGGAGCTCGGCTACGGCGCCTACCAGGTCCTCGAGCAGGACGATCGGCCGGGCGGGCTCGCGCGCAGCTACGTCGACGCCGCCGGCTTCACCTGGGACTGCGGCGGCCACGTCCAGTTCAGCCACTACGCCTACTACGACGCACTCTGCGACCGGGCCGTGGGCGACGCCTGGCTCGCTCACGAGCGCGAGTCCTGGATCTGGATCAAGGGACGGTTCGTGCCGTACCCGTTCCAGAACAACATCCACCGCCTCGATGCCGCCGACCGCGACCGCGCGCTCGCGGGCCTCGAGCGCGCGGCGGCGTGTCGGCCGGGCCGGCCCCCGAACTTCCGCGAGTGGATCGTCGCGACGTTCGGCGAGGCGTTCGCCGAGATCTTCTTCTTCCCCTACAACCGCAAGGTGTGGGGCTACCCGCTCGAGCGCCTCGGCGTGTCGTGGATGGGCGAGCGGGTGGCGGTGCCGGACCTCGAGCGCTTGCGGCGCAACGTGCGGACCGGGCGCGACGACGTGTCGTGGGGACCGAACAACATGTTCCGCTTTCCGCGCCACGGCGGCACGGGAGCGATCTGGCAGGGAGTGGCCGCGCTCCTGCCGGCGGAGAAGGTCCTGTTCGGCGCCGAGGTGGTGGCCGTGCGCCTGCCGGAGCGCGTCGTCGAGCTGCGCGACGGCCGGCGGATGCCGTTCGACGCGCTCATCTCGTCGATCCCGCTCGACACCCTGTGCGCGCGGTCGGCGGGCCTCCCGGAGCCGGTGCGACTCGCCGCTCGCGCGCTCGTCCACAGCGCGGTGCACGTGCTCGGCGTCGGCCTCCGCGGTCCCAAGCCGGAGACCCTGGCGCGCAAGTGCTGGATGTACTTCCCGGAGCCGCACAGCCCCTACTACCGGGTGACCGTCTTCTCCAACTACTCGCCGCACAACGCGCCGCCGGGCGGCGAGCACTGGTCGCTCATGGCCGAGGTCTCGGAGACGCCGGAGAAGCCCGTGCGGGCAGAGACGCTGCGCGACGAGACGCTCGCGGCGATGCGGCGCGACGGCCTGCTGGGTGGTGCCGAGGTGGTGAGCTTCTGGCATCGACGTGAGGCGCACGGCTACCCCACGCCTTTTCTCGGCCGCGACGAGACGCTCGCGGCGATCCTGCCCGGACTGGAAGCCTGCCGGGTCTACTCGCGGGGCCGCTTCGGGGCCTGGAAGTACGAGGTCTCCAACCAGGACCACAGCTGCATGCAGGGCGTCGAGCTGGTCGACCGTCTGCTCGGCGTGGGCGAGGGCGACGAGCCGACGCTCAACCGGCCCGACCACGTGAATGGCGGCGCCTTCGCGGCGAGGCCGCGGGGCGGCGTCTAG
- a CDS encoding amidohydrolase, producing MAERLISADSHVNPPPDLWVRDAPRHLADRVPRVESTPEGDVWVVDRKTQPVQGLSFMGGRDYKDYRPRVVYKEMRPGSWDPQARLADMDQDGIAVDVLYGGGPMRYDDPELRRWCIARYNDWLFELERASGGRLVGIPVIPIDSLDEALAELRRVLAKGARGVQVEAFPDNQGRPHYSDPVWEPLWSEIAAAEVPLSFHIQGPRGMHLQRLFDPTPGVRESFIALAPLGVSELVAELVFCGICARHPRLRFVVVETGIGWIPYFLERMDSTFKKHRFWTRSVIPEPPSFYWYRQGHATFIEDRAGVKLHREAGVENVMWSSDYPHSDSTWPRSREVVAEHFAGVPDEARRQIIYGNAARLYRIS from the coding sequence GTGGCCGAGAGGCTCATCTCCGCCGACTCCCACGTGAATCCGCCGCCCGATCTCTGGGTGCGGGACGCGCCCCGGCACCTCGCGGACCGCGTGCCGCGCGTCGAGTCGACGCCGGAAGGCGACGTCTGGGTGGTGGACCGAAAGACGCAGCCGGTCCAGGGCCTGTCCTTCATGGGAGGGCGCGACTACAAGGACTACCGCCCGCGCGTCGTCTACAAGGAGATGCGTCCGGGCTCCTGGGACCCCCAGGCCCGCCTCGCCGACATGGACCAGGACGGCATCGCCGTCGACGTGCTCTACGGCGGGGGGCCGATGCGATACGACGACCCCGAGCTGCGCCGCTGGTGCATCGCACGGTACAACGACTGGCTCTTCGAGCTCGAGCGCGCGAGCGGCGGGCGCCTGGTCGGCATCCCGGTGATCCCGATCGACTCGCTCGACGAAGCGCTCGCCGAGCTGCGCCGGGTGCTCGCGAAAGGCGCACGCGGCGTGCAGGTGGAGGCGTTCCCCGACAACCAGGGCAGGCCCCACTACAGCGACCCCGTGTGGGAGCCGCTGTGGAGCGAGATCGCGGCGGCGGAGGTCCCGCTCTCCTTTCACATCCAGGGCCCGCGCGGCATGCACCTCCAGCGGCTCTTCGACCCCACCCCCGGCGTGCGCGAGTCGTTCATCGCGCTCGCGCCGCTCGGCGTGAGCGAGCTCGTCGCCGAGCTCGTCTTCTGCGGCATCTGCGCGCGCCACCCGCGCCTGCGTTTCGTCGTCGTCGAGACGGGCATCGGCTGGATCCCGTACTTCCTCGAGCGCATGGACTCGACCTTCAAGAAGCACCGCTTCTGGACCCGATCGGTCATCCCCGAGCCGCCGAGCTTCTACTGGTACCGCCAGGGGCACGCGACCTTCATCGAGGACCGGGCCGGCGTGAAGCTCCATCGCGAGGCGGGGGTCGAGAACGTCATGTGGTCGAGCGACTACCCGCACAGCGACTCGACCTGGCCGCGCTCGCGCGAGGTGGTGGCCGAGCACTTCGCAGGCGTCCCCGACGAGGCGCGGCGGCAGATCATCTACGGAAACGCCGCGCGCCTCTACCGGATCAGCTGA
- a CDS encoding glycosyltransferase family 39 protein, translating into MATALSSILVVVMAVVLRLRYFSGLGLGDDALLRYDIWNVVRSGHVNFTPNGYRFTWWIPTALSCRLLGLTEAGLITPIVAFDVLGMVLVCLFARRLWGGSGAVIAALLLAVLPLDVAWSTMLTSDILFSFFSALCVFFVLRALGEDDDAGRGRAWTLAAVALWLAYHTKVTGVLLVPALAVIGWANRRTLDATVFRFLGTAALLFGASGLVFYVLHGDVLAPFNIELRLQGLVGPEAPLHRASMEAFKIYPRWLFLPDSLGTLVYSVYPHLLIVLAVAGAALGIRPCWPVLWWLFFLFLGMELNFQRAGGVWVTGFRNVRHGHVFAYPLVLLLTGYLVAFRQRYPKATGGLLLLVLGFSLWQSVATATITHVAFGDERSTTRFLATLPPKPTYSDFQLGQWFTFSGLSETGWQFRVVEADDRVKRRRELAAVAAGYLVTGGGREPYYGCTHCIPSAADVAADRWVLLKEFPSSMPPTSWRAEPLRIWEARPPSLTP; encoded by the coding sequence GTGGCGACCGCCCTGTCGTCGATCCTGGTCGTGGTGATGGCCGTGGTCCTCCGGCTCCGCTACTTCAGCGGCCTCGGGCTCGGCGACGACGCGCTGCTCCGCTACGACATCTGGAACGTCGTCCGCAGCGGCCACGTCAACTTCACCCCGAACGGCTACCGCTTCACCTGGTGGATTCCCACCGCGCTCAGCTGCCGGCTGCTCGGTCTGACCGAGGCCGGGCTCATCACGCCGATCGTCGCCTTCGACGTGCTCGGGATGGTCCTCGTGTGCCTCTTTGCGAGACGCCTGTGGGGGGGCAGCGGGGCCGTGATCGCGGCCCTCCTCCTCGCCGTGCTCCCGCTGGACGTCGCCTGGTCCACGATGCTCACTTCCGACATCCTGTTCTCGTTCTTCTCCGCGCTCTGCGTGTTCTTCGTCCTCCGCGCGCTCGGCGAGGACGACGACGCGGGCCGCGGCCGCGCGTGGACGCTCGCCGCCGTCGCGCTCTGGCTCGCGTACCACACCAAGGTGACCGGCGTGCTACTCGTCCCGGCGCTCGCCGTGATCGGCTGGGCCAACCGGCGGACGCTCGACGCCACCGTCTTCCGCTTTCTCGGGACGGCGGCGCTGCTGTTCGGAGCAAGCGGCCTGGTCTTCTACGTGCTGCACGGCGACGTGCTCGCTCCGTTCAACATCGAGCTCCGCCTCCAGGGGCTCGTCGGGCCCGAGGCCCCCTTGCATCGGGCGAGTATGGAGGCGTTCAAAATATATCCGCGCTGGCTCTTCCTTCCCGACTCGCTCGGGACGTTGGTCTACTCCGTCTACCCGCACCTGCTGATCGTCCTCGCCGTGGCGGGCGCCGCCCTCGGCATCCGCCCGTGCTGGCCGGTCCTCTGGTGGCTCTTCTTCCTCTTCCTCGGCATGGAGCTGAACTTCCAGCGCGCGGGCGGCGTCTGGGTGACCGGGTTTCGCAACGTCCGCCACGGCCACGTCTTCGCGTATCCGCTGGTGCTGCTCCTCACCGGCTATCTCGTGGCGTTCCGCCAGCGCTACCCGAAGGCCACCGGCGGCCTGCTGCTGCTCGTCCTCGGCTTCAGCCTCTGGCAAAGCGTCGCCACGGCGACGATCACCCACGTCGCGTTCGGCGACGAGCGCAGCACCACGCGCTTCCTCGCCACCCTGCCGCCCAAGCCGACCTATTCCGACTTCCAGCTCGGCCAGTGGTTCACCTTCTCGGGACTGTCGGAGACGGGCTGGCAATTCCGGGTGGTCGAGGCGGACGACCGCGTCAAGCGCCGGCGGGAGCTCGCCGCGGTGGCCGCCGGGTACCTCGTCACCGGCGGCGGGCGCGAGCCCTACTACGGGTGCACGCACTGCATCCCGAGCGCGGCCGACGTTGCGGCCGATCGGTGGGTGCTCCTCAAGGAGTTCCCGAGCTCGATGCCGCCGACGTCCTGGCGGGCCGAGCCGCTGCGCATCTGGGAGGCAAGACCGCCGTCACTCACGCCATGA
- a CDS encoding long-chain fatty acid--CoA ligase: MSAARTLRDLLRTAAREAPGAEAFRYRDERLTYRDWDLLADRLAAALRAHGVERGSVVALLLPSTPLYLVGYLAAAGLGAVTTGLNVRYRRSEIRHVLRQAGARLLLAVDRWHEVDFRPIIESVRDELPELARVLWLDADELRQSTAGVVAALAGEAAPPPTVAVDPADPVAIVFTSGTTGAPKGAWYTHASLLAVADIEARRHPGGVPHQQRHLAPGLSFAHVGTMTRIAVQIANLGVSLIHDTFDPAAVLAAIERERLTHLGGIPTQLVALLDHPDRPRRDLSSLRSVLVGGAPAPPPLVRRLRDELGAEVSVRYSSTEVGIATASVPGDPPDLVATTVGCATPGVELRIVDDANRPRPAGTTGEVVVRSPATMRGYWRDPEATAATIDAEGWVHTGDLGHLDAAGHLHLTGRRSEMYIRGGFNVHPAEVEERLAQHPKVARAAVVGVPHRLLGEVGWAFVVPRDPAEPPTLAELRAFVGAELASFKRPDGLTLLDDVPLTPMFKVDRRALRTLMEEAPSPTA; the protein is encoded by the coding sequence GTGTCCGCCGCACGAACCTTGCGCGACCTCCTCCGCACGGCCGCCCGCGAGGCGCCCGGGGCCGAGGCCTTCCGCTATCGGGACGAGCGGCTCACGTATCGCGACTGGGACCTGCTCGCCGACCGCCTGGCCGCCGCCCTCCGGGCCCACGGCGTCGAGCGGGGCAGCGTCGTCGCGCTGCTGCTGCCCTCGACACCGCTGTACCTCGTCGGCTACCTGGCCGCCGCCGGCCTCGGCGCGGTGACCACCGGCCTCAACGTCCGCTACCGGCGGAGCGAGATCCGGCACGTGCTCCGGCAGGCCGGCGCGCGGCTCCTGCTCGCCGTCGACCGCTGGCACGAGGTCGACTTCCGCCCGATCATCGAGTCGGTGCGCGACGAGCTGCCGGAGCTCGCCCGCGTGCTCTGGCTCGACGCCGACGAGCTGAGACAGAGCACGGCCGGGGTGGTGGCGGCGCTGGCGGGCGAGGCGGCCCCGCCGCCCACCGTCGCGGTCGACCCGGCCGACCCCGTCGCCATCGTCTTCACGAGCGGCACCACGGGCGCGCCGAAAGGCGCCTGGTACACGCATGCGAGCCTCCTCGCCGTCGCCGACATCGAGGCGCGCCGGCATCCGGGGGGCGTGCCGCACCAGCAGAGGCACCTCGCCCCGGGCCTCTCCTTCGCCCACGTCGGGACGATGACGCGGATCGCGGTGCAGATCGCCAACCTGGGCGTCTCCTTGATCCACGACACCTTCGACCCCGCCGCGGTGCTCGCGGCGATCGAGCGCGAGCGCCTCACGCACCTGGGCGGCATCCCCACCCAGCTGGTCGCCCTCCTCGACCATCCCGACCGCCCGCGCCGCGACCTCTCGTCACTCCGCTCGGTCCTGGTCGGCGGCGCGCCCGCGCCGCCGCCCCTCGTCCGGCGGCTCCGCGACGAGCTCGGCGCCGAGGTGAGCGTGCGCTACTCCTCCACCGAGGTCGGCATCGCGACGGCCTCGGTTCCCGGCGATCCCCCGGACCTGGTCGCCACCACGGTGGGGTGCGCGACGCCGGGCGTGGAGCTGCGCATCGTCGACGACGCGAACCGGCCGCGGCCCGCCGGCACGACGGGCGAGGTCGTCGTCCGCTCGCCGGCGACCATGCGGGGCTACTGGCGCGACCCCGAGGCCACCGCCGCCACCATCGACGCCGAGGGCTGGGTGCACACGGGGGACCTCGGCCACCTCGACGCCGCCGGCCATCTCCACCTCACCGGACGGCGGAGCGAGATGTACATCCGGGGCGGCTTCAACGTGCATCCGGCCGAGGTGGAGGAGCGTCTCGCGCAACATCCGAAGGTGGCGCGCGCCGCCGTGGTCGGCGTGCCGCACCGGCTCCTCGGGGAGGTGGGGTGGGCCTTCGTCGTGCCGCGCGATCCGGCCGAGCCGCCGACGCTCGCCGAGCTGCGCGCCTTCGTCGGCGCCGAGCTCGCGAGCTTCAAGCGTCCCGACGGCCTCACGCTCCTCGACGACGTGCCCCTCACGCCGATGTTCAAGGTCGACAGGCGCGCGCTGCGCACGCTCATGGAGGAGGCGCCATCGCCGACGGCCTGA
- a CDS encoding type II toxin-antitoxin system VapC family toxin yields MLRVEGFAVRYLLDTAPWINGVTVPHVLPARIRRLVASMETKGLCSISLLETAILYRLRRLDIAGALAEFLAAGLSDDLQVLELTPAIAVKTNELGEDFPGDAFDRTIVATAAVLNLKLITADPAIRDAKKCEVEYYPFKPARSGT; encoded by the coding sequence ATCCTCCGAGTGGAAGGGTTTGCGGTGAGATACCTGCTCGACACGGCTCCATGGATCAACGGTGTGACCGTCCCGCACGTGCTCCCCGCACGCATCCGGCGCCTGGTGGCATCCATGGAGACCAAAGGTCTCTGCAGCATCAGCCTGCTCGAGACAGCCATTCTCTACCGGCTGCGTCGCCTCGATATCGCGGGCGCACTGGCCGAGTTCCTCGCGGCTGGCCTCTCCGACGACTTGCAGGTTCTGGAGCTGACGCCGGCGATCGCCGTGAAGACCAACGAACTCGGAGAAGACTTCCCCGGAGATGCGTTCGACAGGACCATCGTCGCTACTGCCGCAGTGCTGAATCTGAAGCTCATCACGGCTGATCCGGCCATCCGAGACGCGAAGAAGTGCGAGGTCGAGTATTACCCGTTCAAACCCGCGCGTTCCGGCACTTGA
- a CDS encoding sigma-54-dependent Fis family transcriptional regulator translates to MKPRVLIVDDEERMAGVIASTLARVGYECEQCPSGDAALAALEERPADVVVTDWKMPGMDGLALLRRLRARWPAMPVVLLTAYGSVPSAVAAMREGAFDYVTKPFDNDELRALVARALDMTRLERENRYLRQEVASRYAPEAVVAESEASRKLLELVRRVAPSRASVLIQGESGTGKELVARLLHYWSDRVGHPFVAVNCKAFAEGVLESELFGHEKGAFTGAIAARPGCFERAAGGTLFLDEIGEIGADFQAKLLRVLQDGELLPVGGTRSRRVDVRVVTATNRSLRDEIAAGRFRDDLFYRLNVIPMQLAPLRERREDILPLARHFLARHAAESGRRLALTPEAEEALAGHGWPGNVRELENAIERAVVLAHGERILPEDLLLEQGGPGGEAPPEGTLQDSLDRAAAARIRSALEAARGNRAEAARTLGIDRTTLYRLMKRLGLPAS, encoded by the coding sequence ATGAAGCCGCGCGTCCTGATCGTGGACGACGAGGAGCGCATGGCCGGCGTGATCGCGTCGACGCTGGCGCGCGTCGGCTACGAGTGCGAGCAGTGCCCGAGCGGCGACGCGGCGCTCGCCGCGCTCGAGGAGCGCCCGGCCGACGTCGTCGTCACCGACTGGAAGATGCCCGGGATGGACGGCCTCGCGCTGCTCCGCCGCCTGCGGGCGCGCTGGCCGGCCATGCCGGTCGTCCTGCTCACGGCCTACGGCAGCGTGCCCTCCGCGGTCGCGGCCATGCGCGAGGGCGCCTTCGACTACGTGACCAAGCCGTTCGACAACGACGAGCTCCGGGCGCTGGTGGCGCGCGCGCTCGACATGACGCGCCTCGAGCGCGAGAACCGCTACCTCAGGCAGGAGGTGGCGAGCCGCTATGCGCCCGAGGCGGTCGTCGCCGAGAGCGAGGCGAGCCGGAAGCTGCTCGAGCTCGTCCGGCGGGTGGCGCCGAGTCGGGCCTCGGTCCTCATCCAGGGCGAGAGCGGCACCGGGAAGGAGCTGGTCGCCCGGCTCCTCCACTACTGGAGCGACCGCGTCGGTCACCCCTTCGTGGCGGTCAACTGCAAGGCCTTCGCCGAGGGCGTGCTCGAGAGCGAGCTCTTCGGACACGAGAAGGGCGCGTTCACCGGCGCCATCGCGGCCCGGCCCGGCTGCTTCGAGCGGGCGGCGGGCGGGACGCTCTTCCTCGACGAGATCGGCGAGATCGGCGCGGATTTCCAGGCGAAGCTCCTGCGGGTGCTGCAGGACGGGGAGCTGCTGCCCGTGGGCGGCACGCGGTCGCGACGGGTGGACGTCCGCGTCGTCACCGCCACGAATCGTTCCCTGCGGGACGAGATCGCGGCCGGCCGCTTCCGCGACGACCTCTTCTACCGGCTGAACGTCATCCCGATGCAGCTCGCCCCGCTGCGCGAGCGCCGGGAGGACATCCTGCCGCTCGCCCGTCACTTCCTCGCGCGGCACGCCGCCGAGTCCGGACGCCGGCTGGCGCTCACGCCCGAGGCCGAAGAGGCCCTCGCCGGCCACGGCTGGCCGGGGAACGTGCGCGAGCTCGAGAATGCGATCGAGCGCGCGGTCGTGCTGGCGCACGGGGAACGGATACTGCCCGAGGACCTCCTCCTGGAGCAGGGCGGGCCGGGCGGCGAGGCACCGCCGGAAGGCACGCTGCAGGACTCCCTCGACCGCGCCGCCGCCGCCCGCATCCGCTCGGCGCTCGAGGCCGCGAGGGGCAATCGCGCCGAGGCGGCCCGCACGCTGGGTATCGACCGGACGACGCTCTATCGCCTGATGAAGCGCCTCGGCCTCCCGGCGTCATAG